In a single window of the Nocardiopsis composta genome:
- a CDS encoding DNA repair ATPase gives MTDVQTDGPSAAAEGPAPGPASELDAGTYEVLRGRLSEQAAELSRRAERLNERRLEVFGSSELRLLGTEHIRTEHNCVPRDIVAVGGLMLFGYNVFIGLKPETTVDDVFALHAFEREHDGDGFRFAEADHGELPGLLAEPRFLRDFGELYRYYKDTRLMQLRRVEGRLLAVFQTGLRTDDTRVLRWTVTPRGEVSYRDNRGEKDHVFPAPHDFTWTETTREDHVLGRHPHISIQGKVFVETVGGDLTVKVENNTEVGEGVYSEPVDEPLQSLADAEVHYAEVGPLILIRVRPYNEPDHRYLVFNTRTKEVVRLDGIGRACRRLPEDQGIIFPGGYYLATGAVKTFDTDIGDLEFERTIRSPNGEDVLYAFHGRAEGRSLLLPYNVIRKEVANPIDCHGYSLFDDGTLVLFRNTSDEPTRVHPLQVWATPFVSDVHAAAQPAGTGPLERIGNADLVRGISDCLSITRMVDEMSPSTAVFEALIAACRRLGDHYHWLGEEELGGLAEPVQAVRATAGQVLEEFEKVQALTAQAAEALEAAESDVASLVRRARAEDGGSADAWVTLLAELRRAQGRTVALGEMRYIDADRVAALETRLSEELDATGKRAVEFLRGEEAFAVYHVEVERLAAEAEAIGSVAEAEPVAARLAEQTEGLEVVTEVIDALDVGDAQVRTAVLERIGEVAGAVNRARAALGARRRELMDSEGRAEFAAEFALLGQAVTAALAAADTPDACDEQLGRLMLRLENLESRFAEFDDFLTDLSAKREDVYEALSARKQALLDERARRADRLAASAERILSGVRRRAAALESVDDVNTYFASDPMVAKLRSTAEELRGLGDTVRAEELDGRVKAARQEAGRALRDRIDLYDDGGETLRLGRHRFAVNTQPIDLTMVPHRGEMAVTVTGTDFRQPVRDPGFQDTREFWDQLLPSESPEVYRSEYLAAAVLADAEGGADGPSVAELSEAALGDGGELAAVVRKAAEARYDEGYERGVHDHDAVLILREVLRLRAAAGLLRHPARARAAARLFWAFGAGPEDRETWRTRAVSLARARDAFGLRGSPAVGELCAELAGAVGGFLGGAGLPAGSAAEAGGYLFEELSQAPAGFGTSAEARSLLEGFRAALGGPTSAAHKEFTADLAALGGLAERHQLASAWLGGYAATLDGAAPAPDVLEEAVAVELCGAEVQHYDSSAELSAVVEGLLGTHPRIAERRLELRLDEFLERTRRFREERAPAFREYLRRRNELVEAERSRLRLEEYTPKVMSGFVRNRLLDDSYLPLIGDNLAKQLGSAGDGKRTDNNGLLLLISPPGYGKTTLMEYVASRLGLVFVKVNGPALGHAVTSLDPADAPDATARQEVEKIGFALEMGGNVLLYLDDIQHTNPELLQKFISLCDGQRRMEGVWEGRTRTYDLRGKRFAVCMAGNPYTEQGQKFRIPDMLANRADVYNLGDVLSGKEDVFALSYIENALTANPVLAPLSGRDRGDVELLVRMAGGDDSVRPDRLSHPYSQVELEQILAVLGKLLRVQQVVLAVNQAYIASAARSDDARTEPPFRLQGSYRNMNRLAEKVVPVMNDAELEAVIDDHYLGEAQTLTSGAEANLLKLAELRGTLTPEQAERWAEVKAGYLRAKALGGDGDDPLSRAVGAVGLLADRVGDVHSAIERAADRFPGPDAG, from the coding sequence GTGACCGACGTGCAGACCGACGGGCCCTCCGCCGCGGCGGAGGGCCCCGCCCCCGGCCCGGCCTCCGAGCTGGACGCCGGCACCTACGAGGTGCTCCGCGGCCGCCTCTCCGAGCAGGCGGCCGAGCTGTCCCGGCGCGCCGAGCGGCTGAACGAGCGCCGGCTGGAGGTGTTCGGCTCCAGCGAGCTGCGCCTGCTGGGCACCGAGCACATCCGCACCGAGCACAACTGCGTGCCGCGGGACATCGTCGCGGTGGGCGGGCTGATGCTGTTCGGCTACAACGTGTTCATCGGCCTCAAGCCGGAGACCACCGTCGACGACGTGTTCGCGCTGCACGCCTTCGAGCGGGAGCACGACGGCGACGGCTTCCGGTTCGCCGAGGCCGACCACGGCGAACTGCCGGGCCTGCTCGCCGAGCCCCGGTTCCTCCGCGACTTCGGCGAGCTGTACCGCTACTACAAGGACACCCGGCTGATGCAGCTGCGCCGGGTCGAGGGGCGGCTGCTCGCGGTCTTCCAGACCGGGCTGCGCACCGACGACACCCGGGTGCTGCGCTGGACGGTCACCCCGCGCGGCGAGGTCTCCTACCGGGACAACCGGGGCGAGAAGGACCACGTCTTCCCCGCCCCGCACGACTTCACCTGGACCGAGACCACCCGGGAGGACCACGTCCTGGGCCGCCACCCGCACATCTCCATCCAGGGGAAGGTGTTCGTGGAGACGGTCGGCGGCGACCTGACCGTCAAGGTGGAGAACAACACCGAGGTCGGCGAGGGCGTCTACAGCGAGCCGGTGGACGAGCCGCTGCAGAGCCTGGCCGACGCCGAGGTGCACTACGCCGAGGTGGGTCCGCTGATCCTGATCCGGGTCCGGCCCTACAACGAGCCCGATCACCGGTACCTGGTGTTCAACACCCGCACCAAGGAGGTGGTCCGGCTCGACGGGATCGGCCGGGCCTGCCGGCGGCTCCCCGAGGACCAGGGCATCATCTTCCCCGGCGGCTACTACCTGGCCACCGGCGCGGTGAAGACCTTCGACACCGACATCGGCGACCTGGAGTTCGAGCGGACCATCCGCTCGCCCAACGGCGAGGACGTGCTCTACGCCTTCCACGGGCGCGCGGAGGGGCGCAGCCTGCTGCTGCCCTACAACGTGATCCGCAAGGAGGTCGCCAACCCGATCGACTGCCACGGGTACTCGCTGTTCGACGACGGCACCCTGGTGCTGTTCCGCAACACCAGCGACGAGCCGACCCGGGTGCACCCGCTGCAGGTGTGGGCCACCCCGTTCGTCTCCGACGTGCACGCCGCGGCGCAGCCCGCCGGCACCGGCCCGCTGGAGCGGATCGGCAACGCCGACCTGGTGCGCGGCATCTCCGACTGCCTGTCGATCACCCGGATGGTGGACGAGATGTCGCCGTCCACCGCGGTGTTCGAGGCGCTCATCGCCGCCTGCCGGCGGCTCGGCGACCACTACCACTGGCTCGGCGAGGAGGAGCTGGGCGGCCTGGCCGAGCCGGTCCAGGCGGTGCGCGCCACCGCCGGGCAGGTGCTGGAGGAGTTCGAGAAGGTCCAGGCGCTGACCGCGCAGGCCGCCGAGGCGCTGGAGGCCGCCGAGTCCGACGTCGCCTCGCTGGTCCGCCGGGCCCGCGCGGAGGACGGCGGCTCCGCCGACGCCTGGGTCACCCTGCTGGCCGAGCTGCGCCGCGCGCAGGGCCGGACGGTGGCCCTGGGCGAGATGCGCTACATCGACGCCGACCGGGTCGCCGCCCTGGAGACGCGGCTCTCCGAGGAGCTGGACGCCACCGGCAAGCGCGCCGTGGAGTTCCTCCGCGGCGAGGAGGCGTTCGCCGTCTACCACGTCGAGGTGGAGCGGCTGGCCGCCGAGGCGGAGGCGATCGGCTCGGTCGCCGAGGCCGAGCCGGTGGCCGCCCGGCTCGCCGAGCAGACCGAGGGCCTGGAGGTGGTCACCGAGGTCATCGACGCCCTGGACGTCGGCGACGCGCAGGTGCGCACCGCGGTGCTGGAGCGGATCGGCGAGGTCGCCGGGGCGGTCAACCGGGCCCGCGCCGCGCTGGGCGCGCGCCGCCGGGAGCTGATGGACTCCGAGGGGCGGGCCGAGTTCGCCGCCGAGTTCGCGCTGCTCGGCCAGGCGGTGACCGCGGCGCTGGCCGCCGCCGACACCCCGGACGCCTGCGACGAGCAGCTCGGTCGGCTGATGCTGCGGCTGGAGAACCTGGAGTCGCGGTTCGCCGAGTTCGACGACTTCCTCACCGACCTGTCCGCCAAGCGGGAGGACGTCTACGAGGCGCTGTCCGCGCGCAAGCAGGCGCTGCTGGACGAGCGGGCGCGCCGCGCCGACCGGCTGGCCGCCTCGGCCGAGCGGATCCTGTCCGGGGTGCGGCGCCGCGCCGCCGCCCTGGAGTCGGTCGACGACGTCAACACCTACTTCGCCTCCGACCCGATGGTGGCCAAGCTCCGCTCGACCGCCGAGGAGCTGCGCGGCCTGGGCGACACGGTGCGCGCCGAGGAGCTGGACGGCCGGGTCAAGGCGGCCCGGCAGGAGGCCGGCCGGGCGCTGCGCGACCGGATCGACCTCTACGACGACGGCGGGGAGACGCTGCGGCTGGGCCGGCACCGGTTCGCGGTCAACACCCAGCCGATCGACCTGACCATGGTGCCGCACCGGGGCGAGATGGCGGTGACGGTGACCGGCACCGACTTCCGGCAGCCGGTGCGCGACCCGGGGTTCCAGGACACCCGGGAGTTCTGGGATCAGCTGCTGCCCTCGGAGTCGCCGGAGGTGTACCGGTCGGAGTACCTGGCCGCGGCGGTCCTGGCCGACGCCGAGGGGGGCGCGGACGGGCCGTCGGTGGCGGAGCTGTCCGAGGCTGCACTGGGCGACGGCGGCGAGCTGGCCGCCGTGGTGCGCAAGGCCGCCGAGGCCCGCTACGACGAGGGGTACGAGCGCGGCGTGCACGACCACGACGCCGTGCTGATCCTCCGCGAGGTGCTGCGGCTGCGGGCCGCCGCCGGGCTGCTCCGGCACCCGGCGCGGGCGCGCGCCGCGGCCCGGCTGTTCTGGGCGTTCGGCGCCGGGCCCGAGGACCGGGAGACGTGGCGGACCCGGGCGGTGTCGCTGGCCCGGGCCCGGGACGCGTTCGGGCTGCGCGGCTCGCCGGCGGTCGGCGAGCTCTGCGCCGAGCTGGCCGGCGCGGTCGGCGGCTTCCTCGGCGGGGCGGGCCTGCCGGCGGGCTCCGCGGCGGAGGCCGGCGGCTACCTGTTCGAGGAGCTCTCCCAGGCACCCGCGGGCTTCGGCACCAGCGCGGAGGCCCGCTCGCTGCTGGAGGGGTTCCGCGCGGCGCTGGGCGGGCCGACGTCGGCGGCGCACAAGGAGTTCACCGCCGACCTGGCGGCGCTGGGCGGGCTGGCCGAGCGGCACCAGCTCGCCTCGGCCTGGCTGGGCGGCTACGCGGCGACGCTGGACGGCGCCGCGCCCGCGCCCGACGTGCTGGAGGAGGCGGTCGCGGTCGAGCTGTGCGGGGCCGAGGTGCAGCACTACGACTCCTCCGCCGAGCTGTCGGCGGTGGTGGAGGGGCTGCTCGGCACGCACCCGCGGATCGCCGAGCGCCGGCTGGAGCTGCGGCTGGACGAGTTCCTGGAGCGCACCCGGCGGTTCCGCGAGGAGCGCGCCCCGGCGTTCCGGGAGTACCTGCGCCGCCGCAACGAGCTGGTCGAGGCGGAGCGGTCCCGGCTCCGGCTGGAGGAGTACACGCCCAAGGTGATGAGCGGGTTCGTCCGCAACCGGCTGCTGGACGACTCCTACCTGCCGCTGATCGGCGACAACCTGGCCAAGCAGCTGGGATCGGCGGGGGACGGCAAGCGGACCGACAACAACGGCCTGCTGCTGCTCATCTCCCCGCCCGGCTACGGCAAGACCACCCTGATGGAGTACGTGGCGAGCCGGCTCGGCCTGGTGTTCGTGAAGGTCAACGGGCCGGCGCTGGGGCACGCGGTGACCTCGCTGGACCCGGCGGACGCGCCGGACGCCACCGCCCGCCAGGAGGTGGAGAAGATCGGGTTCGCCCTGGAGATGGGCGGCAACGTGCTGCTCTACCTGGACGACATCCAGCACACCAACCCGGAGCTGCTGCAGAAGTTCATCTCGCTCTGCGACGGCCAGCGCCGGATGGAGGGCGTCTGGGAGGGCCGCACCCGCACCTACGACCTGCGCGGCAAGCGGTTCGCGGTGTGCATGGCGGGCAACCCCTACACCGAGCAGGGGCAGAAGTTCCGCATCCCGGACATGCTGGCCAACCGGGCCGATGTGTACAACCTGGGCGACGTGCTCTCCGGCAAGGAGGACGTGTTCGCGCTCAGCTACATCGAGAACGCGCTGACCGCCAACCCGGTGCTGGCGCCGCTGTCCGGCCGGGACCGCGGCGACGTCGAGCTGCTGGTGCGGATGGCCGGCGGCGACGACTCGGTCCGCCCGGACCGGCTCTCCCACCCGTACTCGCAGGTGGAGCTGGAGCAGATCCTGGCGGTGCTGGGCAAGCTGCTCCGGGTGCAGCAGGTGGTGCTGGCCGTCAACCAGGCCTACATCGCCTCGGCGGCCCGCTCCGACGACGCCCGCACCGAGCCGCCGTTCCGGCTGCAGGGCTCCTACCGGAACATGAACCGGCTGGCGGAGAAGGTGGTGCCGGTGATGAACGACGCCGAGCTGGAGGCGGTGATCGACGACCACTACCTCGGCGAGGCGCAGACCCTCACCTCCGGCGCCGAGGCCAACCTGCTCAAGCTGGCCGAGCTGCGCGGCACGCTCACCCCGGAGCAGGCGGAGCGGTGGGCCGAGGTGAAGGCCGGCTACCTGCGCGCCAAGGCGCTGGGCGGCGACGGCGACGACCCGCTGTCCCGCGCGGTCGGCGCCGTCGGCCTGCTCGCCGACCGGGTCGGCGACGTCCACTCGGCCATCGAGCGCGCCGCGGACCGCTTCCCGGGCCCGGACGCGGGCTGA